A genomic segment from Peromyscus maniculatus bairdii isolate BWxNUB_F1_BW_parent chromosome 11, HU_Pman_BW_mat_3.1, whole genome shotgun sequence encodes:
- the LOC102913886 gene encoding disks large homolog 5-like isoform X2 — MLSTLRNLFGRENGHHGETRIRKKEAGPRSHWKTWRDQWSQGRRRTTGEAPSQLSTFAEQEQEMNDVEKLTFQLQSMTYEQTELYGILDTYTNMDLKNRMDSLDMLKKEHKQVMLDFQKFPVEVIDALNRCKQLVEKNASYSLKLRDLAQLKRNVRELRLENRKLWEEQVALQESCEEVRKLLKEAHEKIRDPCAEQQQEQESLDARLKDLLKQKEPVPQQGDLSDKLHCHFYIFEKRSDSLPSELEQATAQDESLLQTELLQEEH; from the exons ATGTTGTCAACACTGAGGAATCTCTTTGGTAGAGAGAATGGACATCATGGAGAGACCAGAatcaggaagaaggaagctggccCTAGGTCTCACTGGAAAACATGGAGAGACCAATGGTCCCAGGGAAGACGCA GGACCACTGGAGAGGCACCATCCCAACTCTCCACCTTTGCTGAGCAGGAGCAGGAAATGAACGATGTGGAGAAACTTACCTTTCAGCTGCAGAGTATGACATATGAGCAAACTGAGCTCTATGGAATCTTGGACACCTACACCAACATGGATTTGAAGAACAG gatGGATTCTCTGGATATGTTGAAAAAGGAGCATAAGCAGGTGATGCTGGACTTCCAGAAATTTCCTGTGGAGGTCATTGATGCCTTGAACAGGTGCAAGCAGCTGGTTGAGAAGAATGCATCCTACAG CCTGAAACTCCGAGATTTGGCTCAACTGAAAAGAAATGTACGTGAGTTGAGGCTGGAGAACAGAAAGCTGTGGGAGGAGCAGGTTGCGCTTCAGGAGTCCTGTGAGGAGGTGAGGAAGCTCTTGaaggaggcccatgagaagatccGTGACCCCtgtgctgagcagcagcag gagcaaGAGAGCCTGGATGCAAGACTGAAGgacctgctgaagcagaaggagccgGTCCCCCAGCAAGGGGACTTGTCAGACAAGCTACACTGTCACTTCTATATTTTTGAGAAGAG gtCAGACAGTCTCCCGTCTGAGCTggaacaggccacagcccaggatgagagcctcctgcagacagagctgctgcagGAGGAGCACTAA
- the LOC102913886 gene encoding disks large homolog 5-like isoform X1, translating into MLSTLRNLFGRENGHHGETRIRKKEAGPRSHWKTWRDQWSQGRRRTTGEAPSQLSTFAEQEQEMNDVEKLTFQLQSMTYEQTELYGILDTYTNMDLKNRMDSLDMLKKEHKQVMLDFQKFPVEVIDALNRCKQLVEKNASYSLKLRDLAQLKRNVRELRLENRKLWEEQVALQESCEEVRKLLKEAHEKIRDPCAEQQQGSCEMECRKQPARTRAQSQCQVSGSHCQFLSSTWPAPFSCFLMWSLPFPQPLVPIDRSLSISLSALSSVGGAGQFSHPGASSLELTQ; encoded by the exons ATGTTGTCAACACTGAGGAATCTCTTTGGTAGAGAGAATGGACATCATGGAGAGACCAGAatcaggaagaaggaagctggccCTAGGTCTCACTGGAAAACATGGAGAGACCAATGGTCCCAGGGAAGACGCA GGACCACTGGAGAGGCACCATCCCAACTCTCCACCTTTGCTGAGCAGGAGCAGGAAATGAACGATGTGGAGAAACTTACCTTTCAGCTGCAGAGTATGACATATGAGCAAACTGAGCTCTATGGAATCTTGGACACCTACACCAACATGGATTTGAAGAACAG gatGGATTCTCTGGATATGTTGAAAAAGGAGCATAAGCAGGTGATGCTGGACTTCCAGAAATTTCCTGTGGAGGTCATTGATGCCTTGAACAGGTGCAAGCAGCTGGTTGAGAAGAATGCATCCTACAG CCTGAAACTCCGAGATTTGGCTCAACTGAAAAGAAATGTACGTGAGTTGAGGCTGGAGAACAGAAAGCTGTGGGAGGAGCAGGTTGCGCTTCAGGAGTCCTGTGAGGAGGTGAGGAAGCTCTTGaaggaggcccatgagaagatccGTGACCCCtgtgctgagcagcagcag gggtcatgtgagatgGAATGTAGGAAACAGCCTGCAAGGACTAGAGCCCAGAGCCAATGCCAAGTGAGTGGTTCTCACTGTCAATTTTTGAGTAGCACGTGGCCtgctcctttttcctgtttcctaatGTGGTCTCTTCCATTTCCTCAACCTTTGGTTCCCATTGACAGGAGCCTGAGTATCAGCTTGTCAGCCCTGTCTTCTGTGGGTGGTGCtggacagttctcccatcctggagctTCCAGTCTGGAGCTGACTCAATGA
- the LOC102913886 gene encoding disks large homolog 5-like isoform X3: MNDVEKLTFQLQSMTYEQTELYGILDTYTNMDLKNRMDSLDMLKKEHKQVMLDFQKFPVEVIDALNRCKQLVEKNASYSLKLRDLAQLKRNVRELRLENRKLWEEQVALQESCEEVRKLLKEAHEKIRDPCAEQQQGSCEMECRKQPARTRAQSQCQVSGSHCQFLSSTWPAPFSCFLMWSLPFPQPLVPIDRSLSISLSALSSVGGAGQFSHPGASSLELTQ, encoded by the exons ATGAACGATGTGGAGAAACTTACCTTTCAGCTGCAGAGTATGACATATGAGCAAACTGAGCTCTATGGAATCTTGGACACCTACACCAACATGGATTTGAAGAACAG gatGGATTCTCTGGATATGTTGAAAAAGGAGCATAAGCAGGTGATGCTGGACTTCCAGAAATTTCCTGTGGAGGTCATTGATGCCTTGAACAGGTGCAAGCAGCTGGTTGAGAAGAATGCATCCTACAG CCTGAAACTCCGAGATTTGGCTCAACTGAAAAGAAATGTACGTGAGTTGAGGCTGGAGAACAGAAAGCTGTGGGAGGAGCAGGTTGCGCTTCAGGAGTCCTGTGAGGAGGTGAGGAAGCTCTTGaaggaggcccatgagaagatccGTGACCCCtgtgctgagcagcagcag gggtcatgtgagatgGAATGTAGGAAACAGCCTGCAAGGACTAGAGCCCAGAGCCAATGCCAAGTGAGTGGTTCTCACTGTCAATTTTTGAGTAGCACGTGGCCtgctcctttttcctgtttcctaatGTGGTCTCTTCCATTTCCTCAACCTTTGGTTCCCATTGACAGGAGCCTGAGTATCAGCTTGTCAGCCCTGTCTTCTGTGGGTGGTGCtggacagttctcccatcctggagctTCCAGTCTGGAGCTGACTCAATGA